One part of the Lycium ferocissimum isolate CSIRO_LF1 chromosome 8, AGI_CSIRO_Lferr_CH_V1, whole genome shotgun sequence genome encodes these proteins:
- the LOC132067853 gene encoding PLASMODESMATA CALLOSE-BINDING PROTEIN 3-like, with protein sequence MAAFVLSLILLLAFTGYSSGANYCVCKDGAGDQVLQKNIDYACGNGADCKAILENGACYNPNTIKDHCSYAVNSYYQKKAATGATCDFSGTATLTSSPPSSSSSSCYQNTGGNTGGGTTTPTAPGSTTSPGTGTGMGTGTGMGTSTGAGTGTSTGINNPTFGLGPTGSGAFNPDGSGTDSLHQNRVFFTIALLFTSSLVVCLRV encoded by the exons ATGGCTGCTTTTGTACTGTCTTTAATACTTCTCTTGGCTTTCACTGGTTACTCAA gTGGTGCTAATTACTGTGTGTGCAAAGATGGAGCTGGGGACCAAGTTCTTCAGAAGAATATAGACTATGCCTGTGGAAATGGAGCTGATTGTAAAGCTATCCTTGAAAATGGTGCTTGCTACAACCCTAACACTATCAAAGATCACTGTTCTTATGCTGTAAATAGCTATTATCAGAAGAAGGCTGCAACTGGTGCAACCTGTGACTTTTCTGGAACTGCAACTTTGACTTCAAGTCCACCATCCT CCTCTAGTTCTTCATGTTACCAGAACACTGGAGG TAACACTGGTGGAGGTACCACAACCCCGACTGCACCTGGATCCACAACAAGCCCAGGGACTGGAACCGGGATGGGGACCGGGACTGGCATGGGAACAAGCACAGGCGCAGGCACAGGAACTTCAACAGGCATTAACAATCCAACTTTTGGGCTAGGACCAACAGGAAGTGGTGCATTCAATCCAGATGGCAGTGGCACAGATTCTCTTCATCAAAACAGAGTTTTTTTCACTATAGCCCTTTTATTTACAAGCAGCTTGGTGGTATGCTTGagagtttaa